One stretch of Phycisphaerae bacterium DNA includes these proteins:
- a CDS encoding phage tail tape measure protein, whose amino-acid sequence MANTAGIRAGRAFVELGVDDKLSAGLKRAQRQLQAFATGLRSAGLQLTGIAAAVGAPAAVATKTFADFEYQMARVRALTGANRDQFDKLTAEARRLGETTVFTARDAADAMSFFALAGYKVDQILAAIGPTLDMAAAGQIGIAESADIAAKIMAGMGIEADHLGEAVDVLTKAMTTANTDLRQLGDAMKYVGPIAKSAGIGLEEIVGAVQMLSNAGIQADMAGTTLRGALLSLTDPSKEAADQLRAMSVRVLDSKGNVRSLAAIIDDMNRALAGLGTGQKLGIIGRIFDARQAAGFAELLSQGGDKLREFTASLKDAKGTAGRIAGIQLDTLKGDVIILQSAAEGLKISLGKVLGPMVRGVTQYVTKLVTALSQWVSQNVRLIRTAALIVAGVGALGLGLLTLSVSATIAAKALGGLAFITGTATKVIGLIITMLTSLLSPVGLVIAAIVALGTAILAYTGAGGQAIEWIGKQFGRMRDAVQEVTEGIANALAAGDIALAARILWLSLKLLWQEGMTALQRVWLAGKQFFLQRFYDMWFGAQAIAADAWHALKVGWIRLTAFLSDTWARFSSRFAVEWATMVNLATKAWNWIKSLFDEGFDVEAANLAADQALVAAEQKINAEKDAALAAIANERQRDLGAEQGRYEARQREIVEKDVEASRALDAETNAKLAKTKADLEQARKELDAALTQARQKRTEKPDENAPGGKRGPLAGLKDQLEGLGDLLAAKASVIGTFNVSSTLGLQAGGVQDRIAGATERTAKGVEQLRKDIRDHPMAFAS is encoded by the coding sequence GTGGCGAATACCGCGGGCATCCGGGCCGGCCGTGCGTTCGTCGAACTCGGCGTGGACGACAAGCTCAGCGCCGGGCTCAAGCGGGCGCAGCGCCAACTCCAGGCCTTCGCCACCGGCCTGCGATCCGCCGGGCTGCAGCTGACCGGCATCGCGGCGGCCGTCGGGGCACCCGCCGCCGTGGCCACGAAGACCTTCGCGGACTTCGAATACCAGATGGCCCGCGTGCGGGCCCTCACCGGCGCCAATCGAGACCAGTTCGACAAGCTGACCGCCGAGGCCCGACGCCTGGGCGAGACCACGGTCTTCACCGCCCGCGACGCCGCCGACGCGATGAGCTTCTTCGCGCTGGCCGGCTACAAGGTGGATCAGATCCTCGCGGCCATCGGCCCGACGCTCGACATGGCCGCCGCCGGCCAGATTGGCATCGCCGAGTCGGCCGACATCGCCGCCAAGATCATGGCGGGCATGGGCATCGAGGCCGACCACCTGGGCGAGGCCGTCGATGTCCTGACCAAGGCGATGACCACGGCCAATACCGACCTGCGGCAGTTGGGCGACGCGATGAAGTACGTCGGCCCGATCGCCAAATCGGCCGGGATCGGCTTGGAGGAGATCGTCGGCGCCGTCCAGATGCTCTCCAACGCCGGCATCCAGGCGGACATGGCTGGCACGACGCTCCGCGGCGCCCTGCTGTCGCTGACCGATCCCAGCAAGGAGGCCGCCGACCAGTTGCGGGCGATGAGCGTCCGCGTCCTGGACAGCAAGGGCAACGTTCGATCGCTGGCCGCCATCATTGACGACATGAATCGAGCATTGGCCGGCCTGGGCACCGGCCAGAAGCTCGGGATCATCGGCCGGATCTTCGATGCCCGGCAGGCGGCGGGCTTTGCCGAACTGCTCAGTCAGGGGGGAGACAAGCTCCGCGAGTTCACCGCCTCGCTCAAGGATGCCAAGGGCACGGCGGGCCGGATCGCCGGCATCCAGCTCGACACGCTCAAGGGCGATGTGATCATCCTCCAGAGCGCGGCCGAGGGCCTGAAGATCTCGCTGGGCAAGGTGCTCGGTCCGATGGTTCGCGGCGTCACGCAGTACGTGACCAAACTGGTCACCGCGCTGTCACAGTGGGTCTCGCAGAACGTCCGGCTCATCCGCACCGCCGCCCTGATCGTCGCCGGCGTCGGCGCTTTGGGTTTGGGCCTGCTGACGCTGAGCGTCTCGGCCACGATCGCCGCCAAGGCACTGGGTGGCCTGGCGTTCATCACCGGCACGGCCACGAAGGTCATCGGCCTGATCATCACGATGCTGACCTCGCTCCTCTCGCCGGTCGGCCTGGTCATCGCGGCGATTGTCGCGCTGGGCACCGCCATCCTGGCCTATACCGGCGCCGGCGGCCAGGCGATCGAATGGATCGGTAAGCAGTTCGGCCGCATGCGGGATGCCGTCCAGGAGGTGACCGAGGGCATCGCCAACGCCCTGGCGGCCGGCGATATCGCCCTGGCCGCCAGGATCCTGTGGCTCTCGCTCAAGCTCCTTTGGCAGGAGGGCATGACGGCGCTGCAGCGGGTGTGGCTGGCGGGCAAGCAATTCTTTCTCCAGCGGTTCTACGACATGTGGTTCGGCGCCCAGGCCATTGCCGCCGACGCCTGGCACGCGCTGAAGGTCGGCTGGATCCGGCTGACCGCGTTCCTGTCGGACACGTGGGCGCGGTTCTCCAGCCGGTTCGCCGTGGAGTGGGCTACGATGGTCAACCTGGCGACGAAGGCCTGGAACTGGATCAAGTCCCTGTTCGACGAGGGCTTCGACGTCGAGGCCGCCAACCTCGCCGCCGACCAGGCCCTCGTGGCCGCCGAGCAGAAGATCAACGCGGAGAAGGACGCCGCCCTGGCCGCGATCGCCAACGAGCGCCAGCGGGACCTGGGCGCCGAACAGGGCCGGTACGAGGCCCGGCAGCGCGAGATCGTCGAGAAGGACGTCGAGGCCTCCCGGGCACTCGATGCCGAGACGAACGCCAAGCTGGCCAAGACCAAAGCGGACCTGGAACAAGCCCGCAAGGAACTTGATGCCGCGTTAACTCAGGCTCGGCAGAAACGCACCGAGAAGCCCGACGAGAACGCACCCGGCGGCAAGCGCGGCCCGCTGGCCGGGCTCAAGGACCAGCTGGAGGGCCTGGGCGATCTGCTGGCTGCCAAGGCGAGTGTCATCGGGACGTTCAACGTTTCCTCGACGCTGGGCCTGCAGGCCGGCGGCGTCCAGGACCGGATCGCCGGGGCCACGGAACGCACGGCCAAGGGCGTGGAGCAGTTGCGCAAGGACATCCGGGATCACCCGATGGCCTTTGCCTCGTGA